A part of Eremothecium sinecaudum strain ATCC 58844 chromosome VII, complete sequence genomic DNA contains:
- the ROY1 gene encoding Roy1p (Syntenic homolog of Ashbya gossypii AGL219W; Syntenic homolog of Saccharomyces cerevisiae YMR258C (ROY1)), which translates to MYDSGVKIVLHGASQFLNQNDLLSLCTTNRSVANDIAIPKLYENIVISRNVPLRSELWFIDVTKTYVGGYRAIKKSSDQNDIFLYDRICRLTESPHLGYLKTLTIQDNVFEDKVAGNEVLQRLIDKVIELQCIENLDIRDKVLFQQNYNRIRNLPSLIKVKVVGLDDLEKLPKELSVSLKSLDLVLTNSSFDRSGISSHIKKGLLPNIQELFIEDVEFSSLRLFDFLSQEGTVLNNLKALKLCHVHSVNNYNNATNELDLSSLKNVLSLRQLKKLELEFSCELENCDCADTFLTELAANLSSLTHLGLIEAIFLDSWSHQTSEKWDLWACRFIHDLPNVGQNLRALSIRHSLPRDGIIADAVEGNYIRRRTLYEHVLPKLESLKTLIAPTFLQTLSAYEVLVCDLLWNGCECKFCKKVLGIYDKYLMNHHYLCKKSGSHKDIIPTVMFTYSGDALSQRITPHVDWDINALSIAPVFHTWNMHGYDNVSHYSDFECLYDETAFEYLGVVISHFFDTYMDHIVRLLPRLETCILSGVYYSCDRNRKHHCIYDRP; encoded by the coding sequence ATGTATGATAGTGGCGTGAAAATTGTTCTTCATGGAGCTTCACAGTTCCTCAATCAAAATGATTTACTAAGCCTATGTACCACTAACCGATCGGTTGCAAATGATATAGCAATACCCAAGTTATACGAGAATATAGTAATATCAAGGAACGTTCCCTTAAGAAGCGAATTATGGTTTATTGATGTTACGAAGACTTATGTGGGTGGTTATAGAGCTATTAAAAAAAGCTCTGATCAGAATGATATATTCTTATATGATCGTATATGTCGCTTAACTGAGTCACCTCATCTGGGTTACTTGAAAACATTGACGATTCAGGATAATGTATTTGAGGATAAGGTTGCTGGAAATGAAGTTCTACAGAGACTAATAGATAAAGTTATAGAACTGCAATGCATAGAAAATTTGGACATCCGGGATAAGGTATTGTTCCAGCAAAATTATAACCGGATAAGAAACTTGCCATCTTTAATTAAGGTTAAGGTGGTAGGATTGGATGATCTAGAAAAACTGCCTAAAGAACTGTCTGTCAGCCTGAAATCTTTGGACTTGGTGCTAACAAATTCTTCCTTCGATAGGTCTGGTATTTCTTCACATATTAAAAAAGGATTACTTCCTAATATTCAGGAGTTGTTCATCGAAGATGTGGAATTTTCAAGTCTGCGCTTATTTGATTTTTTGAGTCAGGAAGGTACTGTGCTTAATAATTTAAAAGCTCTTAAACTTTGTCATGTTCATAGTGTTAACAATTACAACAATGCAACAAATGAACTAGATCTTTCCAGTTTGAAAAATGTCCTCTCCCTTCGGCAGCTTAAGAAACTGGAATTGGAATTTTCATGTGAACTGGAAAACTGCGATTGTGCGGATACTTTTTTAACAGAATTAGCGGCAAATCTATCTTCTTTAACTCACCTTGGTCTTATAGAAGCTATATTCCTCGACTCTTGGAGTCATCAAACGTCAGAAAAATGGGACTTGTGGGCCTGTAGATTTATTCATGATCTTCCAAACGTAGGTCAGAACCTTAGAGCGTTGAGTATCCGCCATAGTCTCCCTCGTGATGGTATTATCGCAGATGCTGTTGAAGGTAACTATATTAGAAGAAGGACATTGTATGAACATGTTTTGCCCAAGTTAGAATCTCTGAAAACTCTGATTGCGCCGACATTTCTCCAGACTTTGAGTGCTTACGAAGTGTTAGTTTGCGATTTATTGTGGAATGGTTGCGAATGTAAGTTTTGTAAAAAAGTCTTGGGAATCTACGACAAGTATCTCATGAATCACCACTATCTATGCAAGAAGAGCGGATCTCATAAGGATATCATACCTACTGTAATGTTTACGTACAGCGGTGATGCACTATCACAGCGGATAACGCCACATGTCGACTGGGACATAAATGCTTTGTCTATCGCACCAGTTTTTCATACCTGGAATATGCACGGTTATGATAATGTATCCCACTATTCTGATTTCGAATGTCTGTATGATGAGACAGCGTTTGAATATCTTGGTGTAGTAATATCACACTTTTTTGATACCTACATGGATCATATTGTTCGTTTGTTGCCAAGACTTGAAACCTGCATTCTATCTGGGGTTTACTACTCCTGTGATCGCAATAGAAAACACCATTGTATATACGATAGGCCTTAG
- the PSH1 gene encoding ubiquitin-protein ligase PSH1 (Syntenic homolog of Ashbya gossypii AGL217W; Syntenic homolog of Saccharomyces cerevisiae YOL054W (PSH1); 1-intron in Ashbya gossypii) has protein sequence MCGLLQKIVPKLGAQKHSQVIEKLIQTTVCTICHDYMYVPVMTACGHNYCYYCISNWLNNNSGELSCPQCRASISTMPALNVTLQQNLDSLLDVLDKSELEVTALLDAKEECLTEYKNDLANNELYRKVFDNTAMAVIDDEDGVARCSNCNWEVEGPVCPHCNARMRNRVNEDILNSDEYSEGELEELHNDVEEYRVRSAELIQNLEAVVGNDSDESLADALDRRFPIRQPRDFLHSEASDDSSDNYSDSRYYPESRSRRKYSQSDEDESDGDLDGFIVSDEREGNESEDSNTDTASSPVRLNTVTAPSISRFSSDSDNSEDDSEIELLEARTATTTEILLKVDKSDKEQDLDSMDGKDSDYYEHHDEEGFVSGDSLDDKVQISSQKRSRTMKHERKRKFMVIESDEE, from the exons ATGTGTGGATTATTGCAGAAAATTGTCCCGAAATTA GGTGCCCAAAAACATAGTCAAGTTATAGAGAAGTTAATCCAAACTACAGTTTGTACAATATGTCATGATTATATGTATGTGCCAGTGATGACGGCCTGTGGTCACAACTATTGTTATTACTGTATTTCTAATTGGTTAAACAACAATTCAGGAGAATTAAGTTGCCCACAATGTCGAGCAAGTATTTCAACTATGCCTGCACTGAATGTAACTTTACAACAAAACCTTGATTCACTCCTTGATGTTCTGGATAAGTCTGAGCTTGAGGTTACGGCTCTTCTGGATGCGAAGGAAGAGTGTCTAACAGAATACAAAAATGATCTAGCAAACAATGAGTTGTACAGGAAAGTGTTTGATAACACTGCTATGGCTGTGATTGACGATGAGGATGGTGTAGCACGCTGTAGTAACTGCAACTGGGAGGTGGAGGGTCCTGTTTGTCCGCACTGCAATGCAAGGATGAGAAATAGAGTTAACGAGGATATCTTAAACAGTGACGAATATTCAGAGGGAGAGCTTGAGGAGCTACATAATGATGTTGAAGAGTACAGAGTGCGTTCCGCGGAACTTATACAAAATTTAGAGGCCGTTGTAGGCAACGACAGCGATGAAAGCTTGGCTGATGCCCTTGACAGAAGGTTCCCAATACGACAGCCGCGAGACTTTTTACATTCAGAGGCGAGTGACGATAGCTCGGATAATTATAGCGATAGTAGGTACTATCCTGAAAGCCGTTCGAGAAGAAAGTACAGTCAGTCAGACGAAGATGAGTCTGACGGTGACTTAGATGGCTTCATAGTTAGCGATGAAAGAGAAGGCAACGAAAGTGAAGACAGTAACACAGACACTGCAAGTTCGCCTGTGCGGTTAAATACCGTAACAGCACCTTCTATAAGCCGATTTTCCTCAGATAGCGACAATAGTGAGGACGACAGTGAAATCGAGCTGCTTGAGGCTCGAACCGCAACTACAACTGAAATTCTACTTAAAGTTGACAAAAGCGATAAAGAGCAAGATTTAGATTCCATGGATGGCAAGGATAGTGACTATTATGAACATCacgatgaagaaggctTTGTTAGCGGAGATTCGCTTGATGACAAAGTTCAAATTAGTAGCCAGAAGCGTTCAAGAACGATGAAGCATGAACGCAAAAGAAAATTCATGGTAATTGAAAGCGATGAGGAGTGA
- the PET111 gene encoding Pet111p (Syntenic homolog of Ashbya gossypii AGL218W; Syntenic homolog of Saccharomyces cerevisiae YMR257C (PET111)), with translation MLVRSRNIVKQRARCWGYLCNIEHLNMLVYNQHIRAYSLQKNSYSEDMQSWVKDTSKDSSKDTSKIQFSKKQELLDDFVTSYTSQKSSNMESTVSDSDFGNFWKTRFLTGELKLVEEVINLRRSSELKFNFNQLMILLQSLKNSKRFYEINQLYKAYYADLENLQLDPSDKTYREFLKIIILAASKTNESDIVENLFRIYIKYPAVEARYITIGMKAMLQNNNYIMARQFYNYMLLNQETFPLVEEHLRTFLKHTIKNNDLVTLKEVFKRWVDEANKLPSYKTIAGVHIAFLKFNCNSGEQHWEEIKLHPKILGSGYNESDYRIVAEFVLKVYNNSWPENSILTKLNELLQDTNPEVSARGYLYLLLLRHFADICDFGNLKGLLSMIQSDVDIKLGTPHHYAACTYFVKNGLLQDLMLYLKTFLIKSPTNNSMNFTAQTCHQIWTCSMQAYPMLYKEFENEFKLLYSNSWYRRTFPWLEATVNNLVTVSHPTSGDKIMYRRSKDNNDSKILSRVESHINRGKLGQVRRLITNQMKLGIKPSFKVYYYLLRYCVDSGNKSLAKFLNSNLRLTYSKIPLTVEIVNLRIRLYEIMKDGVAETQCKISAIHAAQREIVQFIKDNEACLDFENHMQLALLCSRYHIKNVAEQLLLRGKDLMDIKNKKQVYVFYRTAFMVYVRQNAAEKFLHAIKEHNSLSEGKLITKYFIALTKRHINCLHSKGADEKIFNELRVEQEKLRIAYAANKLEGLEKMLELTKLLRAWLDDLVYHKQKYLLEAQKKKINQKQLHCQNQAEAAVQLPNTCK, from the coding sequence ATGTTAGTCCGAAGTCGTAATATTGTTAAACAACGGGCGCGATGTTGGGGTTACTTGTGCAATATCGAACATTTAAATATGCTGGTATACAACCAGCATATTCGCGCCTATAGCTTGCAAAAGAACAGCTATAGTGAGGACATGCAGAGTTGGGTGAAAGACACTTCGAAAGATAGCTCAAAAGATACTTCGAAAATCCAGTTTTCTAAGAAGCAAGAACTATTAGATGACTTCGTTACCTCGTATACGTCCCAGAAGAGCAGCAATATGGAATCTACAGTATCAGATAGTGATTTCGGCAATTTTTGGAAGACAAGGTTCCTAACTGGTGAATTAAAACTTGTAGAAGAGGTAATTAATCTCAGAAGATCCTCCGAGCTGAAATTTAATTTCAACCAGCTAATGATTCTTCTACAATCGCTCAAGAATTCAAAAAGATTTTATGAAATAAATCAGCTATACAAGGCTTATTATGCTGATTTAGAGAACTTACAATTGGATCCATCAGATAAAACATATCGGGAATTTTTAAAGATAATAATACTAGCTGCATCAAAAACCAATGAATCAGACATTGTGGAGAATCTATTCAGAATATATATAAAGTATCCTGCCGTCGAGGCAAGATACATAACAATTGGCATGAAGGCAATGCTTCAGAATAATAATTATATTATGGCAAGGCAATTCTACAATTACATGTTGTTGAACCAAGAAACGTTCCCATTAGTTGAAGAACATCTTCGCACGTTTTTAAAACACACAATAAAAAACAATGATCTGGTTACATTAAAAGAAGTATTCAAAAGGTGGGTGGATGAAGCTAACAAATTGCCATCCTATAAAACTATTGCGGGGGTACACATTGCATTTTTGAAGTTTAACTGCAACAGCGGTGAACAGCACTGGGAAGAGATAAAGTTACATCCAAAAATCCTAGGTAGTGGTTATAACGAAAGCGATTACCGCATTGTAGCAGAATTCGTTTTGAAGGTTTATAACAATTCCTGGCCCGAAAACTCCATATTAACGAAACTGAACGAACTATTACAAGATACAAATCCTGAAGTAAGCGCAAGAGGATACCTTTATCTGTTGTTACTGCGACACTTTGCAGATATTTGTGACTTTGGTAATCTGAAAGGTTTGCTATCAATGATACAGTCAGATGTCGATATTAAACTTGGAACCCCACACCATTACGCTGCATGTACCTACTTTGTAAAAAATGGGCTACTGCAAGACTTGATGTTATACTTAAAGACGTTTCTGATAAAAAGCCCAACTAATAACAGCATGAACTTTACAGCACAGACATGTCACCAGATATGGACTTGTTCCATGCAAGCTTATCCAATGCTTTATAAGGAATTTGAAAATGAATTCAAGCTTCTCTATAGTAATAGTTGGTATAGGCGTACCTTTCCATGGCTTGAAGCTACGGTTAATAATCTAGTAACGGTATCACATCCGACTTCTGGTGACAAGATCATGTACCGCAGAAGTAAGGATAATAATGATTCTAAAATACTGTCACGGGTGGAGTCGCACATTAATCGAGGGAAGCTTGGTCAGGTAAGGCGATTGATAACCAATCAGATGAAGCTTGGTATTAAGCCAAGTTTTAAAGTTTACTACTACCTATTAAGATACTGTGTTGACAGTGGCAACAAATCTTTGGCTAAATTTTTGAATAGCAATTTGCGTTTAACTTACAGTAAAATACCATTAACGGTAGAAATCGTGAATCTTAGAATTCGTCTTTATGAAATTATGAAGGATGGCGTGGCCGAAACCCAGTGTAAAATATCTGCTATCCATGCTGCCCAACGAGAAATTGTACAATTTATAAAGGATAATGAGGCCTGTTTGGATTTTGAGAACCATATGCAACTTGCTCTGCTGTGTTCCAGGTACCATATAAAAAATGTAGCGGAGCAACTATTGCTTAGAGGTAAGGACCTCATGGACATTAAGAATAAAAAACAAGTATACGTTTTTTACAGAACAGCTTTTATGGTGTATGTGCGACAGAATGCCGCTGAAAAATTCCTACATGCTATAAAAGAGCATAACAGCCTTTCTGAGGGAAAACTAATCACCAAGTATTTTATAGCACTTACTAAACGTCATATTAATTGTCTGCATTCAAAGGGAGCTGATGAGAAAATCTTTAATGAATTGCGTGTTGAGCAAGAAAAACTACGCATTGCTTACGCAGCCAATAAGTTAGAAGGTTTGGAAAAGATGTTAGAATTGACAAAACTTCTCAGAGCCTGGTTAGACGACTTGGTCTATCATAAGCAAAAGTATTTACTTGAAGcgcagaagaagaaaattaACCAGAAGCAACTACACTGTCAGAATCAGGCGGAAGCGGCAGTTCAGCTGCCCAACACTTGTAAATAA
- the COX7 gene encoding cytochrome c oxidase subunit VII (Syntenic homolog of Ashbya gossypii AGL216W; Syntenic homolog of Saccharomyces cerevisiae YMR256C (COX7)): MGKRIIDMQRLYQSSTKPIWMRHPRSPYYLYPFWGLFAVVLVAPLLYIPNAIAGVKAKKN, translated from the coding sequence ATGGGTAAGAGAATCATTGACATGCAAAGATTGTACCAATCATCTACAAAGCCTATATGGATGAGACATCCTAGATCCCCATACTACTTGTATCCTTTCTGGGGTCTGTTTGCAGTTGTCCTTGTTGCACCATTGTTGTATATTCCAAATGCTATTGCAGGTGTTAAGGCTAAGAAAAATTGA
- the AIM39 gene encoding Aim39p (Syntenic homolog of Ashbya gossypii AGL215W; Syntenic homolog of Saccharomyces cerevisiae YOL053W (AIM39)) codes for MPLKLRLYRLSTVRYFTRQPLDPKHIFTNPETNSLRCPPKFFQEETPNLGNNYEAGKHEGNRDNIAEAVGNSIIEYKRRKRKARWTLFFGGVFFSVFGYAICYKVAYKGDELFLPLWPSKRARPLEKTQSTYLKLKELKSIAETKVYEKLSMHKMIKEQYGVPLRTADGKRPETQRFDAWQEDQYPGIMGLLLEPSNYEPKRSEKALWHSVPHFCKWRIGYKRLHWPDSVSDILEILGLRASDLVQVINPDRDYGDFRYETPSAKRNNHERSSYISFVGEMALGPDALIVYSGRYHVNVQIDKVDLLRKEDEKLVKYVLFKSSNN; via the coding sequence ATGCCACTCAAACTGAGGTTATATAGACTGTCAACGGTTCGATACTTTACTCGCCAGCCCCTAGATCCAAAACATATATTCACTAATCCAGAAACGAATAGCCTACGATGCCCCCCAAAGTTCTTCCAAGAGGAAACCCCTAATCTTGGCAATAATTATGAAGCTGGTAAGCATGAAGGAAACAGGGACAATATTGCAGAAGCTGTTGGTAATTCAATTATAGAGTATAAAAGAAGGAAGCGAAAAGCCAGGTGGACACTATTCTTTGGAGGAGTTTTCTTTAGTGTATTTGGGTATGCTATATGTTACAAAGTGGCATACAAAGGCGACGAGTTATTCTTGCCGTTGTGGCCTTCAAAGAGAGCAAGGCCTCTTGAAAAGACACAGTCAACATACTTGAAGCTCAAGGAATTGAAGAGTATTGCAGAAACCAAGGTATATGAAAAGCTCTCCATGCATAAAATGATTAAGGAACAATACGGGGTCCCTCTTCGTACTGCAGACGGGAAGCGCCCGGAAACGCAGCGATTTGACGCATGGCAAGAGGACCAATACCCTGGTATTATGGGGCTGCTGCTTGAACCTTCGAACTACGAACCGAAACGTAGTGAAAAGGCTTTGTGGCACAGCGTTCCGCATTTTTGTAAATGGAGGATAGGATATAAAAGGTTGCATTGGCCAGATTCGGTTAGTGACATCCTGGAAATTCTGGGTCTGAGAGCATCTGATTTGGTCCAGGTGATTAACCCGGATAGGGATTATGGGGACTTCAGGTATGAAACACCGTCAGCAAAGCGAAATAACCATGAACGTTCAAGTTACATTTCTTTTGTAGGCGAAATGGCTCTAGGTCCCGATGCATTGATAGTTTACAGTGGTCGATATCATGTTAACGTTCAAATAGACAAGGTTGATTTGTTACGAAAAGAAGACGAGAAATTGGTCAAATACGTGTTATTCAAATCAAGTAATAATTAA